In Fluviispira sanaruensis, a genomic segment contains:
- a CDS encoding ribonuclease domain-containing protein has product MRVHIKKIALVISLLSSHSLAFAGSYLFCSNVKSEWHWAYKPNKEKKSQEKEYYWLHGSLNIVNAPVMLHSALKLEFDEDNIKQKNESFFDELKNTFLSRKKRASFNHQNNNYEFFPSDVASQRGISTCNDLVNHCTQTFGPSFHFVGAAGYSLASSDWGYVIADNVICPNWHYPSGLVTDSMTVGNLIGQIAIDTLTSGPIEKPGVLVGESSAGVGEMAMGGIHSVEQTSVAEGLTPAAQNTAEGVQKPSYASMAKATSMNELNKEVGEFHRTGSLRVSTIRKMGIPARAYNISEKINFRTAKRFMNYERRIKEVGEFYEIDIPLDPRDRDQPRDAKRVVVNKLNGNRWYTNNHYESFRDMGPISPEILAQLKN; this is encoded by the coding sequence ATGAGAGTTCATATTAAAAAAATTGCTTTAGTTATATCACTTCTTTCTTCTCACTCATTAGCTTTTGCTGGATCATACTTATTTTGTTCAAATGTTAAATCTGAATGGCACTGGGCATATAAGCCAAATAAAGAAAAAAAATCCCAAGAAAAAGAATATTATTGGTTACATGGTTCTTTAAATATTGTAAATGCTCCTGTCATGTTGCACAGTGCATTAAAATTAGAGTTTGATGAAGATAATATCAAGCAAAAGAATGAAAGCTTTTTTGATGAATTAAAAAATACATTTTTAAGTCGAAAAAAACGTGCCAGCTTTAACCATCAAAATAATAATTATGAATTTTTTCCTTCAGATGTAGCTTCACAAAGGGGAATTTCAACCTGCAATGATTTAGTAAATCACTGTACACAGACTTTTGGACCATCTTTTCATTTTGTTGGTGCAGCAGGATATTCTCTTGCAAGCTCTGATTGGGGATATGTTATAGCCGATAATGTAATTTGTCCTAACTGGCATTACCCTTCGGGATTGGTCACAGACTCAATGACAGTAGGGAATCTCATAGGTCAGATAGCAATAGACACATTGACTTCAGGACCAATTGAAAAACCGGGTGTTCTTGTAGGAGAAAGTTCTGCGGGCGTAGGCGAAATGGCTATGGGTGGAATTCATTCAGTAGAGCAAACTTCAGTGGCTGAAGGACTAACACCTGCTGCTCAAAATACTGCAGAAGGAGTGCAAAAGCCTTCCTATGCGAGCATGGCTAAAGCAACTTCAATGAATGAATTAAATAAAGAAGTTGGTGAATTTCATCGTACAGGAAGCTTAAGAGTCAGTACAATTAGGAAGATGGGTATACCAGCTCGCGCATATAACATATCAGAAAAAATTAACTTTAGAACTGCAAAAAGATTTATGAATTATGAAAGAAGAATTAAAGAGGTTGGAGAGTTTTATGAAATCGACATACCTCTCGATCCGAGAGATAGAGATCAACCTCGAGATGCAAAACGTGTGGTCGTAAATAAATTAAATGGAAATCGGTGGTACACAAATAATCACTATGAATCATTCAGAGATATGGGTCCTATCAGTCCAGAAATATTAGCGCAATTAAAAAATTAA